DNA from Ziziphus jujuba cultivar Dongzao chromosome 2, ASM3175591v1:
tctctctatatatatatatatatatatatataaacagtcTTCTATATGTGAGTGTACGTCCATGATTGTTATTTcaaggggaaaagaaaaaaaaaaaaaaaaggtccgtGTTTGTTATGAGAGTCAAAGTCCCTGTTTGTTATGAGAGTCAAAAAGCCTACTTGATCGATTTTAGACCAAAGAATGATAGATTGTTTGGACCTTTCTTGAAATGCCACGATCAGAATTCGGTCGTTTTCAATCTTAGATTTTTGAAtaagctatatatatgtataataggtATGGCCACGTGCGATGCACgtggtttggattaaaatttgaatgtttaatagCTTTTAAGTAATATGTaaaagtttgaattaaaaatttgttaaattagtttttttaattaacatttttcaatttgtttagaaggatttaatcttaaattattaacaaacataaagaaattaatcattttatcccaagtttttcataaatttaatatccaaatcgcatcatataattttaaagtaagaacacttccaactgatacgaatctaggacgacctgctcctaaacctgtattatattagtccggatcttaattaagttcaagttctaatgaaattgacctcaacccctaaccaacctgtggttagaaaccttggtataatatagacgccacaataggggatggaaaacctattgataagtcaaactaaaacaaccaattctctaatggtgttttagatgttctcaaagaataaagacataattaatctcacaagtattttctcaatcaaatcaaagttagttcttattgataactaagcctttaaataggctttgaaagaaacaaaataaaccctaaaaaccctaggtaaaaccggccacacaaataaagaatcctagttggctgcaactatacttcctttcctaatctaagtttgattaattaattcctttatattaaattaggaattaattaatttacaataaaataaaaaccttcttaaagttatttgtccagaaaataaataaataaaaacccaaaaagaaagaaaatcaatcgcaaattaggtaacgagttgactttgacatttaggcggaattatttcttcaaccgagctaacttatgtctgcctgatgtccgagctaacttatggcctatccgagctaactgatgtctgtctgagctaacttgtgtttggccgagctaactgatgtctgtccgaactaagttgtgtctgaccgagctaactgatgtctcaccgagctaagttgtgtctggccgagctaagttgtgtctggccgagctaactgatgtctagccgagctaactgatgtctggccgagctaagttgtgtctggccgagctaagttgtgtctggccgagctaactgatgtctggccgagctaagttgtctctatccgagctaagttgtgtctggccgagctaactgatgtctggccgagctaagttgtgtctggccgagctaactgatgtctggccgagctaagttgtgtctggccgagttaactgatgtctggccgagctaagttgtgtctggccgagctaagttgtgtttgtccgagctaagttgtgtttggccgagctaactgatatatgtccgagctaagttctgtctgtccgagctaagttatgtctggccgagctaagttgtgtctggccgagctaactgatgtctggccgagctaagttgtgtctggccgagctaactgatatctgtccgagctaagttgtgtctgtccgagctaactgatgtctgtccgagctaagttgtgtttgtccgagctaactgatgtctgtccgagctaagttgtgtctggccaaggtaactgatgtctgtccgagctaagttgtgtccgagacatgggtgtccgatataaaatatccgatgtatgggtgtccgatgtatcagcctacaccacttgaatacttaaaacaggtcttttatcttcaggtatggacacgcccttttgagaatgaattactttctagataaaggcagcaaggttgcaTCACCAACTCTTAGATGAACAGAAAATCTAGAAAAGCAGAAAATCtgaaaaagcaaaaaccatTATTGTTCGTAATTAGATTCTAGCTTcatcctttcaattttatttgttttttatacacCAATCAATATTGAGATGTTTTAGATATTTAgtgagaataaattaattttaaaactaatgaaaacataaacaatttattttgattctagtccattatcatgaaatttaattttttcatggatttatatattaactaaaagaaacacaaaaaataaaaaatgatcataggaaatataagtacaatcataaaaactcataattaatattttactttcGTTAAACAAAAAGTTGTCATAAAATACTTGTGTCATAGATGAATCTATCTTAGCATCATTGCTATCTTCCTAAGATaaattgcaagatttaatagaaatgtattaggttatacctaaatcaatttctattacatcttgcaatgtacaaaataataatattagtgtaACTGTCATAGTATAGTctaaatattctataaattcaCAAAAGACTGATAATAATCTACTTATGAACTGATAGTAATCTATCATGTCCACATTAACAAAAAGATGGTTCCCATGATAACAAATTAAGCATTGTCTTTAAGCTCGGCAAACTGCTTCCTACTCCCTTCACCAAATTGTAAATGAGAACTTTCAAGATTCAGCGCTATTGGATCTGCCTCATCTGCACTTTTGGAAATCATCAGCTTTAGTTTCTTTGTTGCATTGTTTCTTGCAGTAGGCTTTGAAACCAAATCAGCTAGGACTTTATCTTCATTGCTCATTTGCTCTATCTTAGCATTGTCAGCACTTCCAGATATATCTGATTTTGAAAgttgtaatatatatgcattagaACATTAAATAAAAGCTCATGTAATTTCACTTAGGATATAATGTATCAAACATGTTCATACCTCTTAATTCAGTTATGCCTAATGATTTTCCACTTTGCTCTTCAACAATTTCTAAAACTTGACTAACTTCAGCATCATTTGAAGTATCTGTTTGTGTTAATGTGTTGATTTCTTTTGAAATAGTATCACAAACAGAAAGGATTGTGTATTTCCATCTTGTAATATCACGATATTCATGTTTAGATGCTTTAACTTGAATTAGAAGCTTATGACCACTGGATAATGTggcaattttttcaatatctttaacagaatcctaaaaaaaagaaagattcacaaatgaaaagttataaaaatatagctGAACAAATTGACTATATAGACAAACATACCGATGTGGGATAGAGAGTCAATATAAGTGTGTAGTCATGAGAACGGGACAAAGCTGTAAACAGCAGGCACAATTATCTCTGAATCTCCAGTCACTTCTTCCACAATGGTTCGACCATTTATAGTCCATTGCAAATTATTTTGAACAATCTGATATTGTCCACCAATTTCTTTAACCCAAGcattagaaatataataatttttcccaattatGAGTGTGTCTCGGAAGATGTGGATGTCTCCACCATATATTGTGGCCTGGATCTTATTACCCTgtataagaaaaacaagagacttaaaattgagttatatatgaaacaaattatacaaaataaatatattatcaaaacaaaCTTACTTCTTCATCAGCTAAGATTAACCTTTGATATTTGTTTGGACTTGATTTAGAAACTCGTGGCATTGCTTTCTCAATAATCACCACTTTTACTGTCCAACCTCTTTGTTGAGCTTGAATATCCTTGATTAGCTTTACTTCTCTAACCATTttgctatattatattttagaaaaatataaaatgaaatcactatgaatcaaataaaccaaattatagATGACATAGTCATTGACTATGAGGAACACGGATGCTCTGGCAGTTGTTAGAGCTCTCAAAAAATGGATGTTTGAGATAATCTACGCAGACAAGCTAGTCCTTTTGTTAGCATAAATACATGTTGGTTTTTCATATATCAATATGTGATATTGGGTGAAGAactgaaatataaatcatatgcatgtgcacacaaaagcaatgaaaaatgcaaagatccatgctcaatgaaattcatgaactcacaaaagaattgaaatgcacgaggaaattaagtaataagacaaaggaatggaaaaaattaaagttaccaaTTTTGTAGTGAATAACACAATTCTCATGTTCTTTATCGTCACTGATAAAGAGAGTAGGGGGAGAGAAAAgcggaaaacaaaaaaaaaatagaaaagaaaaaaaggcaatggcatttaaatactgaaaaccaaagaaataggctttaaaatattataaatcaaaatctttacttACATGGTAAGGCAAAGTCTTTTCTGAAGTACAATAATGAAGTccagaattttgtataaagtacaCCAACTTTATCCTTACCATACTGTAAGTCATCATAACCATAATGCATGCCATACCACAACCCCTAACACCTgtatggcaaaataaaaaaaaaagcataaaatgtgGATCTCACCAGTATGGCAACTGTtgaatagtaaaaaaataaagaaaagaaaagccaaaacgcACAAAAAGTAATCGTTTTGGAACCATTTTAAACAGTAAAACATGACCAAAACTTGGGAGCCCTTCTCGCTTATAGTATAGactaatagatatatatatatatatgtatgtatttgtcAATCTttatcttgtatatatatatatataaaaaataatat
Protein-coding regions in this window:
- the LOC132799375 gene encoding uncharacterized protein LOC132799375 → MFVYIVNLFNIEKIATLSSGHKLLIQVKASKHEYRDITRWKYTILSVCDTISKEINTLTQTDTSNDAEVSQVLEIVEEQSGKSLGITELRDISGSADNAKIEQMSNEDKVLADLVSKPTARNNATKKLKLMISKSADEADPIALNLESSHLQFGEGSRKQFAELKDNA
- the LOC132800824 gene encoding replication protein A 70 kDa DNA-binding subunit B-like, producing MVREVKLIKDIQAQQRGWTVKVVIIEKAMPRVSKSSPNKYQRLILADEEGNKIQATIYGGDIHIFRDTLIIGKNYYISNAWVKEIGGQYQIVQNNLQWTINGRTIVEEVTGDSEIIVPAVYSFVPFS